The sequence GATATCGCGTTAGAGCAGCAACGCCTGCTACAGCACGATGTCATCGTGTTTCAACACCCTATGTTTTTGTATTCGTGCCCTGCCTTGCTTAAAGAGTGGATGGATCGTGTATTGGATAAAGGATTTGCTTTTGGCTCTCACTGTGCGCTGCAAGGAAAGCATTGGCGCAGTGTGATTACGACCGGAGGGCAAAAGTCAGCCTTCTCTCCCCAAGGCTATAATAAATACCCTCTAGAGCAGATATTACAACCGTTTGAGTTGACCGCTTTACTGTGTCAGATGCATTGGATTGAACCTATGGTTTTATACTGGTCACGTACGATTCCTGACACCGAGCGTGCGCAACATGCTTTGCAATATCGACAATGGTTGGCAAATCCTCTGGCTGAGCAAGCAGATGTAGAAGGGGGCAGTAATGGCGCTAAATAATGAACTCATAGAAAGCAGTGTGTTGTTTTTAGGCGCCGCCGTTATCGCTGTGCCTTTGGCGCAACGATTGGGGCTTGGCTCGGTATTGGGTTATCTGCTGGCGGGAGTGGTGATTGGCCCGTGGGGACTGTCTTTAATTAATGATGTCGACGCCATTTTGCACTTCTCTGAGCTTGGGGTGGTGCTGCTACTGTTTCTAATTGGCTTGGAGCTGAATCCTAAAAAACTGTGGGCGATGCGCATCCCTATTTTAGGCTTAGGCGGAGCTCAAGTGCTTATATCGACACTGTTTATCTCTATGGTGGCATTTCTATTGGGCCAATCATGGATGAGCAGTATTGCCATTGGTATGGGCTTGGCGTTGTCATCAACCGCCATTGCACTGCGAGTGATTGATGAGCAAGGGTTAGCGGGAAGTGAAACCGGCCAGTCAGGATTTGCGGTATTACTGTTCCAAGATATCGCGGTGATTCCTATGTTGGCTTTATTGCCTTTATTGGCAGGAGGGGTAGCCGGTAATTGGGCTGATGTAGGGATGACATTGTTAGCTGTGGTTGGCTTGTTAGTTGCTGGTCATTTCTTACTTAGACCCTTGTTTCGATTCGTACTGTCCACTGGAACGCGTGAGTTATTTACCGCCGCGGCATTGCTGGTGGTCTTTGGCATTGCGGTAACCATGCAACATCTTGGTTTATCAATGGCGTTAGGTACATTTTTAGCCGGAGTGTTGTTGGCTGAAAGTGAATACCGACATGAGCTAGAAATCACTATTGAGCCTTTTAAAGGTCTATTGCTAGGGCTGTTTTTTATCTCGGTGGGGATGTCGGTCAATCTAGGCTTATTGTTTGAAAATCCAGCATTGATTCTGGCAACTGTGGTTGGGTTAGTCACCGCCAAAGGGCTGATTTTATATGTACTGGCGCGCCTATTTGGCATCAAGTCTAAATCGCGCAGTCGAATGGCGGCAATTTTAAGTCAAGGAGGCGAGTTTGCTTTTGTTATCTTTACTGCATCCCTAGCACTGGGTTTGTTATCTAATTCTGTGGCTAGCTTTTTATTGGTGGTGGTCAGCCTGTCTATGGTGACCACGCCGCTAATATTAAAAGTACAGTCGTGGATTTACTCTCGCAGCATTAATAGCAGTGATGAAGCTGAATCTCACGAACAGGTACGCGATCGAGAGCCGCGAGTTATCGTGGCAGGCTTTGGTCGTTTTGGACAAGTGATCGGCCGTTTGATGTACGCCAATAAAGTAAAGCTGACTATCTTAGAAAGCGACCCAAGCCAGATAAAACTATTACGTAAATTTGGCTATAAAGTCTATTTTGGAGATGTGACCAATATTGACTTATTGCGTTCGGCGGGCGCTGAAAATGCAGAAGCGATAGTGCTGTGTACCGATGCCCCTGATGAGATCATTCGCACCGTTGAATTGTGCCAGCAACACTTTCCTAATTTAAAAGTTTTTGCTCGAGCACGCAGTCGCGTAGAAGCCTATCAATTACTCAATCATGGCGTACCAGGTTATTCGCGAGAGACCTTTCTGGGCGCACTAGATTTAGGACGACAATTGTTGGTCGCTTTAGGTATGCACCCTCACCAAGCCACTCGCGCCGCCAAGCATTTTAATAAGTTAGATAACACCATGCTGAAAGAGTTGTTGCCTCAGCATAGTGATGAAAGTGATTTGGCATTGCGAGCTAAAGAAGCGCGTAAAGAGCTAGAAGAGATCTTCGGTCGAGAAATAGAAAACGAACGTCAGTCGAGCAATTACTGGAATAGAAATGATGAAAACTAGAAAACGATTTATTGCCGGCGCCGAATGCCCAGAATGTCACGATATGGATAGCTTGCGCTGGTGGGAAGTGAATAATATCGAATGGGTAGAATGTGTGAGTTGTGATTATAAACAGCCTCGCTTGCCGGCAGAAAAGCAACAAAAAGCAAAAGATCAGGATATGATTGGGATCTTTAAACCAGAATAGAATTAAGCGCTAGCCATGGCAAAGGTTAGTCTGTATTATTGCGCCTCTTTTTTGAACAGTTGAATAACCAACTTTTTGGAGTGACTATGAAAATCGACAATAACTCAGTAGTAAGTCTTGCATATCAAGTTAAGCTTGAAGAAGGCGTAGTTGTTGATCAAGCCGGTGTGGATGCACCATTGGATTATCTACACGGACACAACAACCTAGTAGTTGGTTTAGAAAAAGCACTTGCTGGCCGCGCAGTTGGCGACAAGTTCAGCGTGACTGTAAGCCCTGAAGAAGCATACGGTGAGCATAGCGACGCTATGGTGCAACGTGTTCCT is a genomic window of Vibrio neonatus containing:
- the kefG gene encoding glutathione-regulated potassium-efflux system ancillary protein KefG is translated as MTKLSAYPSSVPRVLVIYAHPEPDSSVANRCMIDQIKELPNVTVHDLYAEYPDFFIDIALEQQRLLQHDVIVFQHPMFLYSCPALLKEWMDRVLDKGFAFGSHCALQGKHWRSVITTGGQKSAFSPQGYNKYPLEQILQPFELTALLCQMHWIEPMVLYWSRTIPDTERAQHALQYRQWLANPLAEQADVEGGSNGAK
- the kefB gene encoding glutathione-regulated potassium-efflux system protein KefB, translating into MALNNELIESSVLFLGAAVIAVPLAQRLGLGSVLGYLLAGVVIGPWGLSLINDVDAILHFSELGVVLLLFLIGLELNPKKLWAMRIPILGLGGAQVLISTLFISMVAFLLGQSWMSSIAIGMGLALSSTAIALRVIDEQGLAGSETGQSGFAVLLFQDIAVIPMLALLPLLAGGVAGNWADVGMTLLAVVGLLVAGHFLLRPLFRFVLSTGTRELFTAAALLVVFGIAVTMQHLGLSMALGTFLAGVLLAESEYRHELEITIEPFKGLLLGLFFISVGMSVNLGLLFENPALILATVVGLVTAKGLILYVLARLFGIKSKSRSRMAAILSQGGEFAFVIFTASLALGLLSNSVASFLLVVVSLSMVTTPLILKVQSWIYSRSINSSDEAESHEQVRDREPRVIVAGFGRFGQVIGRLMYANKVKLTILESDPSQIKLLRKFGYKVYFGDVTNIDLLRSAGAENAEAIVLCTDAPDEIIRTVELCQQHFPNLKVFARARSRVEAYQLLNHGVPGYSRETFLGALDLGRQLLVALGMHPHQATRAAKHFNKLDNTMLKELLPQHSDESDLALRAKEARKELEEIFGREIENERQSSNYWNRNDEN
- a CDS encoding YheV family putative zinc ribbon protein, with the protein product MKTRKRFIAGAECPECHDMDSLRWWEVNNIEWVECVSCDYKQPRLPAEKQQKAKDQDMIGIFKPE